One stretch of Diabrotica undecimpunctata isolate CICGRU chromosome 5, icDiaUnde3, whole genome shotgun sequence DNA includes these proteins:
- the koko gene encoding cyclin-Q, producing MKDVIDVMELQREKNRKNVPMDYKSLEFNNGYTPARFIFECGIKLNGQPLTVATAAIIMHRFFKEVDPANYDPFLIASSSLYLAGKVKDDPLKIRDIINVAHNTLHRGSSLLEIGDEYWSMRDAIVQAELLIMRILKFEVSTTHPHKFMLHYLRSMEGWLGKEQLESVPVARAAATFLQDYHHDPSILDYDPRHVAISCISLALQCYGIQLPLIEDTDDEAWYNIFVKDLPKEKHWEIMEKIMEVYNKETE from the exons ATGAAGGACGTTATTGATGTAATGGAACTACAGCGTGAGAAGAACCGGAAGAATGTTCCGATGGATTACAAATCGCTTGAGTTCAATAACGGGTACACGCCTGCCAGGTTTATATTCGAGTGTGGAATTAAGTTAAATGGACAGCCACTTACTGTGGCCACTGCTGCTATTATTATGCACAGGTTCTTTAAAGAAGTCGATCCTGCAAATTATGATCCTTTC ttaatagCTTCTTCCTCACTATACCTGGCAGGAAAAGTCAAAGATGATCCTCTGAAAATTAGAGATATTATCAACGTAGCTCACAATACACTGCATAGAGGAAGCAGTCTACTGGAAATTGGCGACGAATATTGGAGTATGAGAGACGCCATTGTTCAAGCCGAATTGTTAATAATGAGAATATTGAAATTTGAAGTCAGTACAACTCATCCCCACAAGTTCATGTTGCATTATCTGAGATCCATGGAAGG GTGGTTGGGTAAAGAACAGTTGGAAAGCGTCCCAGTAGCAAGAGCAGCAGCAACTTTCCTTCAGGACTACCATCACGATCCCAGCATCCTTGACTATGACCCTCGCCACGTAGCCATCTCTTGTATATCTTTAGCTCTTCAATGTTATGGAATACAATTACCTCTTATAGAAGACACCGACGATGAGGCCTGGTACAATATTTTTGTTAAAGATCTTCCCAAAGAGAAACATTGGGAAATAATGGAAAAAATTATGGAAGTGTACAACAAGGAAACGGAATAG